One genomic segment of Lampris incognitus isolate fLamInc1 chromosome 2, fLamInc1.hap2, whole genome shotgun sequence includes these proteins:
- the phtf1 gene encoding putative homeodomain transcription factor 1 isoform X2, producing the protein MTMARIAWYQEKIGAYDQQVWEKSLEQADLNGIDPKPKRTGHIKPDLIDVDLVRGSTFSKAKPESPWTALTRKGLVRVLLFPFFFQWWIQVTSKYISTCILVIYFMQVAAVLLYLQVPGANASEVFWPMCLLLLLGTVHCQIVSTESSRSPSGSPAASSSTSPARRRRPRKGRGIKKAEEKEDSGDTEQQNSWQPQENQWLYKTEDRRTIKRKSGFGASDELSSEEEEEEERDSVQVTDFSPRQERYTAPTSTSSISILRKRGAQLLSEPALRPQEGGGSPAKDIKVKPRELERLRPSIGSRPASDTDDTMWEELLQGPDSASTGSSDSEGEGRYNGGMTLPPVTTLSSDDESLQQGMAGGQLSWLQACHPSRDRVSAIIWEQGECKKADMSVLEISGIILTRVKLVEQGMGYLMLGGLITATLALLPFAFRLAQHLDRSSLGHQSLTQLVTIAMGPPDILAYTFFLITMLERVCLTGLFFFMMCVAERTYKQRLLFAKLFSHLTSARKAKKSEIPHFRLKKVQNIKMWLSLRSFLKRRGPQRSVDVIVSTIFLVALSISFTICAQLLHSHKTFLDSLTNWELMVWEASLLLFLLRLATLGSETNCKYSNASVLLTEQINLYLKMEKKPNKKEELNIVNNVLKLATKLMKELDTPFRLLGLTVNPLIYNITRVVILSAVSAVVSDLLGFNIRLWKIKP; encoded by the exons ATGACAATGGCAAGAATAGCCTGGTATCAAGAGAAG ATTGGAGCCTATGATCAACAAGTCTGGGAGAAATCTCTCGAGCAGGCAGATCTGAAT GGCATTGACCCCAAACCAAAGAGGACAGGCCACATCAAGCCAGACCTCATTGATGTTGACTTGGTAAGAG GATCCACATTTAGCAAAGCCAAGCCAGAGAGTCCCTGGACAGCCCTCACTCGTAAGGGCCTGGTCAGAGTGTTGCTCTTCCCTTTCTTCTTCCAGTGGTGGATCCAGGTGACATCAAAGTACATTTCCACATGTATCCTGGTGATCTACTTCATGCAAG TGGCAGCAGTGCTGCTGTATCTGCAGGTCCCCGGGGCAAATGCCAGCGAGGTGTTTTGGCCCATGTGTCTGTTGCTCCTGCTAGGCACAGTGCACTGCCAAATTGTGTCAACCGAATCCAGCCGCAGTCCTTCAGGCagtccagctgccagcagcagcaccagccctGCACGCAGAAGGAG GCCAAGGAAAGGCAGAGGGATAAAAAAAGCAGAAGAAAAGGAAGACAGTGGGGACACAGAGCAACAGAATTCCTGGCAgcctcaagaaaaccagtggttGTACAAAACCGAGGATAGAAGG ACCATCAAAAGAAAGTCAGGGTTTGGGGCATCTGATGAACTCTcgagtgaggaagaggaagaggaagagagagactcaGTACAAGTCACTGACTTCTCACCTCGCCAAGAAAGATACACTGCACCAACAAGCACTTCATCTATTTCTATCCTCAGGAAGAGAGGTGCTCAGTTACTTTCAGAACCTGCATTGAGACCTCAG GAAGGAGGCGGGAGTCCAGCTAAGGACATCAAGGTGAAGCCTCGGGAGCTGGAGCGCCTCAGACCAAGCATAGGCTCCCGGCCTGCCTCTGACACAGACGACACCATGTGGGAGGAGCTTCTCCAGGGGCCCGACTCTGCCTCCACAGGCAGCAGTGACAGCGAGGGGGAGGGGAGGTACAATGGTGGCATGACACTCCCACCAGTCACTACACTGAGTAGCGATGATGAGAGCCTACAGCAGGGAATGGCTGgc GGCCAGCTATCATGGCTGCAGGCCTGCCACCCATCTAGAGACCGCGTCAGTGCCATCATTTGGGAGCAGGGCGAGTGCAAGAAGGCAGACATGTCAGTATTGGAGATCAGTGGGATCATCCTCACACGG GTAAAGTTAGTGGAGCAAGGTATGGGTTACCTGATGCTTGGTGGGCTCATCACTGCCACCCTGGCCCTGCTTCCCTTTGCCTTCCGCCTGGCCCAACACCTGGACAGGTCTAGCCTGGGCCACCAGTCTCTGACACAGCTGGTAACTATAGCCATGGGGCCTCCCGACATCCTAGCCTACACCTTCTTCCTCATCACAATGCTGGAGCGAGTCTGCCTCACTGGCCTCTTCTTCTTCATGATGTGTGTGGCTGAGAGAACTTATAAACAG AGACTGTTGTTTGCCAAGCTCTTCAGCCACCTTACATCAGCACGGAAGGCCAAGAAATCTGAGATCCCACATTTCAGGCTGAAAAAAGTTCAGAACATAAAGATGTGGCTATCTCTTCGCTCCTTTCTCAAG AGACGAGGACCCCAGCGCTCCGTTGACGTCATTGTCTCCACCATCTTTCTCGTAGCCCTTTCCATTTCCTTCACCATCTGCGCTCAG CTCCTACACAGTCACAAGACATTCCTGGACTCTCTGACCAACTGGGAGCTGATGGTTTGGGAAGCATCCTTACTCCTCTTCCTGCTGCGCCTTGCCACCCTGGGCTCTGAGACCAACTGTAAATACAGCAACGCCTCAGTGTTGCTCACTGAGCAG ATCAATTTATATCTCAAGATGGAGAAGAAGCCAAACAAGAAAGAAGAGCTCAATATTGTAAACAACGTTTTGAAACTTGCAACAAAATTGATGAAA GAACTGGACACCCCATTCAGACTGCTGGGTCTGACAGTGAACCCACTGATCTATAACATCACCAGAGTTGTAATCCTCTCTGCTGTCTCTGCTGTGGTCAGTGACTTGCTGGGCTTTAACATCAGA
- the phtf1 gene encoding putative homeodomain transcription factor 1 isoform X1, which produces MTMARIAWYQEKIGAYDQQVWEKSLEQADLNGIDPKPKRTGHIKPDLIDVDLVRGSTFSKAKPESPWTALTRKGLVRVLLFPFFFQWWIQVTSKYISTCILVIYFMQVAAVLLYLQVPGANASEVFWPMCLLLLLGTVHCQIVSTESSRSPSGSPAASSSTSPARRRRPRKGRGIKKAEEKEDSGDTEQQNSWQPQENQWLYKTEDRRTIKRKSGFGASDELSSEEEEEEERDSVQVTDFSPRQERYTAPTSTSSISILRKRGAQLLSEPALRPQQEGGGSPAKDIKVKPRELERLRPSIGSRPASDTDDTMWEELLQGPDSASTGSSDSEGEGRYNGGMTLPPVTTLSSDDESLQQGMAGGQLSWLQACHPSRDRVSAIIWEQGECKKADMSVLEISGIILTRVKLVEQGMGYLMLGGLITATLALLPFAFRLAQHLDRSSLGHQSLTQLVTIAMGPPDILAYTFFLITMLERVCLTGLFFFMMCVAERTYKQRLLFAKLFSHLTSARKAKKSEIPHFRLKKVQNIKMWLSLRSFLKRRGPQRSVDVIVSTIFLVALSISFTICAQLLHSHKTFLDSLTNWELMVWEASLLLFLLRLATLGSETNCKYSNASVLLTEQINLYLKMEKKPNKKEELNIVNNVLKLATKLMKELDTPFRLLGLTVNPLIYNITRVVILSAVSAVVSDLLGFNIRLWKIKP; this is translated from the exons ATGACAATGGCAAGAATAGCCTGGTATCAAGAGAAG ATTGGAGCCTATGATCAACAAGTCTGGGAGAAATCTCTCGAGCAGGCAGATCTGAAT GGCATTGACCCCAAACCAAAGAGGACAGGCCACATCAAGCCAGACCTCATTGATGTTGACTTGGTAAGAG GATCCACATTTAGCAAAGCCAAGCCAGAGAGTCCCTGGACAGCCCTCACTCGTAAGGGCCTGGTCAGAGTGTTGCTCTTCCCTTTCTTCTTCCAGTGGTGGATCCAGGTGACATCAAAGTACATTTCCACATGTATCCTGGTGATCTACTTCATGCAAG TGGCAGCAGTGCTGCTGTATCTGCAGGTCCCCGGGGCAAATGCCAGCGAGGTGTTTTGGCCCATGTGTCTGTTGCTCCTGCTAGGCACAGTGCACTGCCAAATTGTGTCAACCGAATCCAGCCGCAGTCCTTCAGGCagtccagctgccagcagcagcaccagccctGCACGCAGAAGGAG GCCAAGGAAAGGCAGAGGGATAAAAAAAGCAGAAGAAAAGGAAGACAGTGGGGACACAGAGCAACAGAATTCCTGGCAgcctcaagaaaaccagtggttGTACAAAACCGAGGATAGAAGG ACCATCAAAAGAAAGTCAGGGTTTGGGGCATCTGATGAACTCTcgagtgaggaagaggaagaggaagagagagactcaGTACAAGTCACTGACTTCTCACCTCGCCAAGAAAGATACACTGCACCAACAAGCACTTCATCTATTTCTATCCTCAGGAAGAGAGGTGCTCAGTTACTTTCAGAACCTGCATTGAGACCTCAG CAGGAAGGAGGCGGGAGTCCAGCTAAGGACATCAAGGTGAAGCCTCGGGAGCTGGAGCGCCTCAGACCAAGCATAGGCTCCCGGCCTGCCTCTGACACAGACGACACCATGTGGGAGGAGCTTCTCCAGGGGCCCGACTCTGCCTCCACAGGCAGCAGTGACAGCGAGGGGGAGGGGAGGTACAATGGTGGCATGACACTCCCACCAGTCACTACACTGAGTAGCGATGATGAGAGCCTACAGCAGGGAATGGCTGgc GGCCAGCTATCATGGCTGCAGGCCTGCCACCCATCTAGAGACCGCGTCAGTGCCATCATTTGGGAGCAGGGCGAGTGCAAGAAGGCAGACATGTCAGTATTGGAGATCAGTGGGATCATCCTCACACGG GTAAAGTTAGTGGAGCAAGGTATGGGTTACCTGATGCTTGGTGGGCTCATCACTGCCACCCTGGCCCTGCTTCCCTTTGCCTTCCGCCTGGCCCAACACCTGGACAGGTCTAGCCTGGGCCACCAGTCTCTGACACAGCTGGTAACTATAGCCATGGGGCCTCCCGACATCCTAGCCTACACCTTCTTCCTCATCACAATGCTGGAGCGAGTCTGCCTCACTGGCCTCTTCTTCTTCATGATGTGTGTGGCTGAGAGAACTTATAAACAG AGACTGTTGTTTGCCAAGCTCTTCAGCCACCTTACATCAGCACGGAAGGCCAAGAAATCTGAGATCCCACATTTCAGGCTGAAAAAAGTTCAGAACATAAAGATGTGGCTATCTCTTCGCTCCTTTCTCAAG AGACGAGGACCCCAGCGCTCCGTTGACGTCATTGTCTCCACCATCTTTCTCGTAGCCCTTTCCATTTCCTTCACCATCTGCGCTCAG CTCCTACACAGTCACAAGACATTCCTGGACTCTCTGACCAACTGGGAGCTGATGGTTTGGGAAGCATCCTTACTCCTCTTCCTGCTGCGCCTTGCCACCCTGGGCTCTGAGACCAACTGTAAATACAGCAACGCCTCAGTGTTGCTCACTGAGCAG ATCAATTTATATCTCAAGATGGAGAAGAAGCCAAACAAGAAAGAAGAGCTCAATATTGTAAACAACGTTTTGAAACTTGCAACAAAATTGATGAAA GAACTGGACACCCCATTCAGACTGCTGGGTCTGACAGTGAACCCACTGATCTATAACATCACCAGAGTTGTAATCCTCTCTGCTGTCTCTGCTGTGGTCAGTGACTTGCTGGGCTTTAACATCAGA